The genomic interval CGCGCGGCGACGGCATCCGCAGCACTCGCGGGGAAGCCGTTCCAGCCGGGCTCGAGGATCTCGCGCGCGAGGTTGAAAAGGATCCGCGCGGTGTCTTCGACCGGCGACTCGAGCGCTGCGGCGATGCGCGCCGCCCACTCGGGGAAATCCTGCTCGAAGCGGCGGAGGGGATCGATCGTGTCGCGGAGCGTGGTGGACCGATCGGCGAACCGGCCGCGGATCGCGCATACGAGGCACTGCACCGCCCACGAGCGGATGAACTGACCGCCGTTCAGCACCTCGCCGCGCCGTGCGCGACCCACGCCGATGAGCAGCTTCACGAACACCAGCCGGATGTCGTTCGCCGGATCGAACCGGTCGGCCGCGGCCGCACGCGCCCGAGCCTGCGCGATGAGCGTCGCCGTGGTTGCCGCGTCGTCGTCGACGACGACAGTCGCGTCTCCAGCGCGCGAGCCGTCGAGCTCGCCTGCGTCCGAGAACGCGAACTCGAAGACGTGACCGTCGTCGTACACCGCGACGAAGCCGATGTCTCCCTCGCGTGCCGTGAGCACGAGCCGCTCCTGTTCGGGGAGCCACGACAGATCCGGCCGAAGCTCGGCTCCCCGTCCGGCCTCGACGAGGACGAAGAAGTCGTGATCCGACCACTCATCGCGACGCGATGCACCCTCGTCGGAGGCCGACCCGAGCAGTACGAGGCCGATGAGCCCGTCGCCGGCGCGAACCCCGTCGGCGAGACCGCGGCTCAGCGCAGCGAAACGTTCCGGCTCGGTCATGCGGCATCCTCACTCGCGTCGGCCGAGACGACCTCGGCGGGTGTCGGCGTCTCGCCGTCCACGACGTCGCGCGACGGCTCCCCATGAGCGGAGGCGCCGTCGCCGGCGGGCGCCGAGACTCCGGGCAGCATCCACGCGGCGAAGACCGGCCCCTCGGCCGACAGCAGCACCGCCCCGTCATCCGCCACGGCGAACGTCGCGTCGCCGTGCAGCGCCTGAGCCTCCGCGGCCCCGGGCATGGCACCCGACGGGAGCTCGATGTCGAGGTCACCGCGTGCGGCCAGCACCAGCACCGACTCTCCGGCCGACTCACGCACGAAGACCAGACCGGAGTCGTCGACGTGAAGCCACCGCAGTCCTCCCGTGCCGAGCACCGGATGAGCGCGGCGAAGGGTGACGAACACGCGGTACAGGGCAAGACGCTCGGCGACCTCCGGCCGGTCCATGTCGTCCCACGGCATCGGGGTTCGGCTGAGCTCACCGTCCAGACCGACCAGGCCGAACTCGTCTCCGGCGTACACGACGGGGAGCCCCGGCAGCGTCATCGAGAGCCCGACGGCAACGGGTATCGTGCCCGGCGCGGCATGGGTCGCGAACCGGGCGGTGTCGTGGGTGTCGAGCGGCTGCATGTTGCCCAGACGCACCCGCCACGGGATGCCGGCCGTGAAGCGGATGACGGAGTCGACGAAGTCGCGCGCAGTGTACCGGGGGATGCCGCCGATCGGCTGGCCGAAGAACCACGCGTCGGTCTGCTCCACACCATCGACGTGGGACCGCGCTTCGTGGGCGTCTTGGCTCAGCCATCCCCAGAGCGGCCGCGTGAAGCTCGGATACGTCATCGCACCATGCCAGCCATCGCCCTGAAGGTCGCTCACCGCGTCGTTCGTGACCTCGCCGAGCAGGATCGTGTCGCTGTTGATCCGCGCCATGGTCGCGCGCAGCAGCTGCCGCACTTCCGCATTGACGTCGACCGCCCCCATCCGACCGGTCATATTCGCGACGTCGATCCGCCACCCGTCGGTCGAGAACGGCGGCCTCAGCCATCGCGCGACGATGGATTCCTCGCCTTCGACGAACCGGCGGCGGAGCTCCGGCGAGGTCCAGTCGAACTTCGGCAGGCTCGAGAATCCGAGCCACGACACGTACTCGGTGTTGGCGTCATCCGTGAAGTGATAGAGCTTCTCCTCCGGCGCGCCCGGGTGGCCATACGCGGCGCGGAACCACTCGTGCGTGTCGCCCGAGTGGTTGCTCGTGAGATCACCGATAACACGGATGCCGCGGGCATGCGCCGCGTCGATCAGCCGGATGTACGCCTCGTCGCCACCGAGCAGCGGATCGACATGGTCGAAGGTCGCGGCGTCGTAGCGATGATTCGACCTGGCGGGGAACACCGGCGTCAGGTACAGGATGTCGACACCCAGCCAGACGAGGTGGTCCAGCTTCTCGATGATCCCGTCAAGATCTCCGCCGTAGAACTGCTGCGAACGCGCGGGCGACGCCCCCTCGACCGGGTCGCCCCACTTCGCGGGCACCGCCCAGTCCGGGGTCGGACGTTCGTCAGCGAGCACGGAGCGCGCGAACCGGTCGGGGAACACCTGGTACATCACGCCGCCGAACAGCCACGCCGGGGGCGCCGGAGTCGCGACGAGGGCGAAGTCGTCGGCATCCAACGTCTCGATCGTGTGCAGTCCGGTCTGGTTCAGCCACTCCACGCGCCCGTCGGCGTGACGCAGCATCCACCGATAGCCGTGCCGGGGGTTTCGGACCGTGACCTCGGCCTCCCACCAGTCCCAGCCGTCCGCAGCACCGACGGGCGTGGCATCCGCCCATTCGGGTTCGTGGTCGGGGTTGGAGCGAACGCAGACGGCCGTGAGCGGGCCGTAGCCGCCGGGCACCCGCAGCCGCACGCGCACGATGTCGCCGAGCGCCGGCTCGAGCGACGATACGTGCAGCGGCGAGCCGTCGTGGTGCGGAGCAAGGGTCTGCATGCAGGGGTCCCGTTCGATCGTGTGGGTTGCCGAGATTGTGACACGGATGCCCGGGCCTGTCGTCCGGTGAGTGACTCGTCGCCCGGACGGCGCGGCTCGATGCCCGGGCTCGCCGATCGCCGCTCGGCTAGACTTCCGCGCATGGCTGATTCCTCATTCGACATCGTGAGCAAAGTCGACCACCAGGAGGCGGAGAACGCCCTGAACCAGGCCCGTAAAGAGATCGAGCAGCGCTACGACTTCAAGGGCACCGGAGCTTCCGTGGAGTGGAGCGGCGAGTCGGTGCTGATCAAGGCGAGCACCGAGGAGCGTGCGAAAGCCGTGCTCGACGTCTTCCAGTCCAAGCTGATCAAGCGCGGCATCTCGCTCAAGAGCCTCGAGTCGGGCGAGCCGTTCGCGAGCGGCAAGGAGTACCGCATCGTCTCGACGATCAAGGACGGCATCTCGTCCGAGAACGCGAAGAAGATCAGCAAGATCATCCGCGACGAGGGGCCCAAGGGCGTCAAGTCGCAGATTCAGGGCGACGAGCTGCGCGTGCAGTCCAAGAGCCGCGACGACCTGCAGGAGGTGCAGCGCCTGCTGAAGGCGGCCGACCTGGAGGTCGACCTGCAGTTCGTCAACTACCGCTAGGGCGTCCGCGGCGCCGTCGTCACCTGCCGAGTACGCCGAGGGGATGCCGCGTCCCGAGGAATCCCGTCACCCACCGGTCGAGCCGGGCATAGGCGAGGTCGCGCGCGTCGTGGCGTGACAGGAACACGTCGTGCAAGGCGCCGGTGATGCGCTCGACCGTGACCGACGGTCCGAGCTTGAGGGACGCACGCGCGATGTCGTCGACCACCAGCAC from Microbacterium pumilum carries:
- a CDS encoding glycoside hydrolase family 13 protein, which produces MQTLAPHHDGSPLHVSSLEPALGDIVRVRLRVPGGYGPLTAVCVRSNPDHEPEWADATPVGAADGWDWWEAEVTVRNPRHGYRWMLRHADGRVEWLNQTGLHTIETLDADDFALVATPAPPAWLFGGVMYQVFPDRFARSVLADERPTPDWAVPAKWGDPVEGASPARSQQFYGGDLDGIIEKLDHLVWLGVDILYLTPVFPARSNHRYDAATFDHVDPLLGGDEAYIRLIDAAHARGIRVIGDLTSNHSGDTHEWFRAAYGHPGAPEEKLYHFTDDANTEYVSWLGFSSLPKFDWTSPELRRRFVEGEESIVARWLRPPFSTDGWRIDVANMTGRMGAVDVNAEVRQLLRATMARINSDTILLGEVTNDAVSDLQGDGWHGAMTYPSFTRPLWGWLSQDAHEARSHVDGVEQTDAWFFGQPIGGIPRYTARDFVDSVIRFTAGIPWRVRLGNMQPLDTHDTARFATHAAPGTIPVAVGLSMTLPGLPVVYAGDEFGLVGLDGELSRTPMPWDDMDRPEVAERLALYRVFVTLRRAHPVLGTGGLRWLHVDDSGLVFVRESAGESVLVLAARGDLDIELPSGAMPGAAEAQALHGDATFAVADDGAVLLSAEGPVFAAWMLPGVSAPAGDGASAHGEPSRDVVDGETPTPAEVVSADASEDAA
- a CDS encoding YajQ family cyclic di-GMP-binding protein, giving the protein MADSSFDIVSKVDHQEAENALNQARKEIEQRYDFKGTGASVEWSGESVLIKASTEERAKAVLDVFQSKLIKRGISLKSLESGEPFASGKEYRIVSTIKDGISSENAKKISKIIRDEGPKGVKSQIQGDELRVQSKSRDDLQEVQRLLKAADLEVDLQFVNYR